A window of Candidatus Hydrogenedentota bacterium contains these coding sequences:
- a CDS encoding rhomboid family protein yields the protein MHQHHLSEQRCFNHARREAVARCPECRRYFCRECITEHDDRVVCASCLKQSFAPSAKESRRWRRLARVGQALFCFLMLWFIFFMLGRALLHLPSEFHDDILGMTQEEAEL from the coding sequence ATGCATCAGCATCATCTCAGCGAACAACGTTGTTTCAATCACGCGCGCCGGGAGGCGGTCGCCCGGTGTCCGGAATGCAGGCGCTACTTTTGCCGTGAATGCATCACCGAACACGACGATCGTGTGGTGTGCGCGTCGTGTCTGAAGCAGAGTTTTGCGCCTTCCGCGAAGGAATCGAGGCGTTGGCGGCGGCTGGCGCGCGTGGGACAGGCCCTATTCTGCTTTTTGATGCTGTGGTTTATTTTTTTCATGCTGGGGCGAGCACTGCTGCATCTTCCGTCGGAGTTTCACGACGATATTCTGGGAATGACCCAAGAGGAAGCGGAACTTTGA